A single genomic interval of Brevibacillus brevis harbors:
- a CDS encoding YjcZ family sporulation protein gives MSTSFCGNGFFGDCFAIVLVLFILLVIIGCSCDDC, from the coding sequence ATGAGTACATCTTTCTGCGGTAACGGATTCTTCGGTGACTGCTTCGCAATCGTGCTCGTGCTGTTTATCCTGTTGGTTATTATCGGGTGCTCGTGTGACGACTGTTAG
- the argS gene encoding arginine--tRNA ligase: MSYKHQVAEKIAAALSSMGVDTLTKEAVYGMLETPPNSAMGDVAFPCFQLAKALRKAPPMIAAELAGQLSGAPLRESQAVGPYVNLFLDQENVAEQVIGTILTQGSTYGSSNVGDGRKVPIDLSSPNIAKPFSMGHLRSTVIGNAIANIMEKQGYEPVRINHLGDWGTQFGKLIVAYRLWGDEAKVKAEPIKELLSLYVRFHEEVENDPTLEDQGREWFKKLEDGDEEAQHLWKWFRDESLKEFMKIYDLMNVAFDSTHGEAFYNDKMDRVVTLLEEKGLLTESDGAMVVNLDEYNMPPCLIKKSDGATLYATRDLAAALFRHESYDFAKALYVVGNEQRLHFQQLYKVLEKMGYAWSANMHHIPFGMMLKDGKKMSTRKGKVVLLEEVLAQAISDVQKVIEEKNPTLANKEEVARQVGVGAVIFHDLKNFRLNDVNFSWEEMLTFEGETGPYVQYAHARACSLLRRGGYQPATTVNLASGALDSKEAWAVITLLNAFPEVIERAADHFDPSQIGKYVIDLAQTFNKFYANVRILAEEEDVKASRLQLVAAVVAVLKEGLRLLGLAAPEEM; this comes from the coding sequence ATGAGTTACAAACACCAGGTCGCTGAAAAGATTGCCGCTGCGCTTTCCTCGATGGGCGTAGACACACTGACCAAAGAAGCCGTATACGGCATGCTGGAAACACCACCAAACTCTGCGATGGGCGATGTTGCCTTCCCATGCTTCCAATTGGCAAAAGCATTGCGCAAAGCTCCACCGATGATCGCAGCAGAGCTGGCTGGACAGCTCTCCGGTGCACCATTGCGCGAATCGCAAGCAGTTGGTCCATACGTGAACCTGTTCCTGGATCAAGAAAATGTGGCAGAGCAAGTAATCGGAACCATCCTTACCCAAGGCAGCACATACGGAAGCAGCAATGTCGGTGATGGACGCAAAGTACCAATCGACCTCTCCTCCCCAAATATCGCGAAGCCGTTTTCCATGGGACACCTGCGCTCTACTGTAATCGGAAACGCGATTGCCAACATCATGGAAAAGCAAGGCTACGAGCCAGTGCGCATCAATCACTTGGGTGACTGGGGAACGCAGTTCGGTAAACTGATCGTTGCGTATCGCCTCTGGGGTGACGAAGCAAAGGTAAAGGCAGAACCGATCAAGGAGCTGCTCAGCCTCTACGTTCGCTTCCACGAAGAAGTCGAAAACGATCCTACGCTGGAAGACCAAGGCCGTGAATGGTTCAAAAAGCTCGAGGATGGCGACGAAGAAGCACAGCATCTGTGGAAATGGTTCCGTGATGAGTCTCTCAAGGAATTCATGAAGATTTATGACCTGATGAACGTAGCCTTTGACTCTACACATGGTGAAGCATTCTACAATGACAAAATGGATCGCGTCGTTACGTTGCTCGAGGAAAAAGGTCTCTTGACTGAATCCGACGGTGCGATGGTCGTGAACCTCGATGAATACAACATGCCGCCATGCCTGATCAAAAAATCAGACGGCGCTACCTTGTACGCAACGCGTGATCTGGCTGCTGCCCTCTTCCGCCACGAATCGTACGATTTTGCAAAAGCGCTCTATGTCGTAGGAAACGAGCAACGCCTCCACTTCCAGCAGCTCTATAAAGTGTTGGAAAAAATGGGCTATGCGTGGTCCGCAAATATGCACCACATCCCATTCGGCATGATGCTCAAGGACGGCAAGAAAATGTCCACCCGTAAAGGGAAAGTTGTTCTCTTGGAAGAAGTGTTGGCACAAGCCATTTCTGATGTCCAAAAAGTCATCGAAGAGAAAAACCCTACGCTGGCCAATAAAGAAGAAGTGGCTCGTCAAGTCGGGGTAGGCGCAGTCATTTTCCATGACTTGAAAAACTTCCGCCTGAATGATGTCAACTTCTCCTGGGAAGAGATGCTGACCTTCGAAGGGGAAACAGGACCATACGTGCAATACGCACACGCTCGTGCATGCTCGCTGCTGCGCAGAGGTGGCTACCAGCCAGCAACGACAGTGAACCTGGCTTCCGGTGCACTCGACAGCAAAGAGGCTTGGGCAGTGATTACCCTCTTGAACGCGTTCCCAGAGGTAATCGAACGTGCTGCCGATCACTTCGATCCGTCACAAATCGGCAAGTATGTAATCGACCTGGCGCAAACGTTCAACAAGTTCTATGCGAATGTACGCATCCTGGCTGAAGAAGAAGATGTGAAAGCATCCCGTCTCCAGCTCGTAGCAGCAGTCGTTGCTGTACTGAAGGAAGGTCTGCGTCTGCTCGGTCTGGCTGCTCCAGAAGAAATGTAA
- a CDS encoding YcdB/YcdC domain-containing protein yields the protein MDVDKQIREAVRNGSQESLEEVRFTKEMELRIRGAIAQSKHKNRNRIFMAGSLAACLAVTAVGMHQQGWFSQMPSGKNLASAVATTGTDKKNTEAKQNGVKVSAEEAILPLKKAIPALSNMTIRVDRTSHGISDLMLLEGDNARANVAYDIQTGQIESFTINGDRGEQKEEKLPSAKTAEKAANAFLQAFLGEGSQSYQHVETQIYTDEYKVKGPWMSVNYQRMENGQPVPFDVLSVGIDEREQVAFFGRLNKSEQAFFTKLTDAMPDLSPSLLLLDKEKNHDGMSFILGKTNKEGHQVSLVIYGNGQALESYRLLNRDEKEAASRKEAEGEKALQQERQFLNKLLGADSDNYRLLDANDPGLYLRYHNELPVLSDEISIITTDSGHVQSFRMEPETFEPSQYPDVSTAVSEEEAIKELSEHMKLRYVQNPRIRPESRQGEKWQPILEYTPAVSFMQRGREDGTEWHIDATNGKIVYGTGDNGLAYDQLNTKEAHPIESPKEYVKVRSKDEAKALLQAEFGIQVDDSTYRESNRDGRKEYVWNDKNDKYIGVEVLAETGSVVGLGSPRSDTAVTVKREQAEEAALAFLPKYVDPGIKEVQLAQVIQPGEANPVSSGEWEFRYLMSKDGIPVQDRGQKAAYSVTVDPSSGKVTKFENYRETHELVELPASDEIVSKDKAVEAYLRVMPLKLVYLMKDVDGQKLAQPKLAYVPWSDEKLAGKYITLDAVTGKIITK from the coding sequence ATGGACGTAGATAAGCAAATTCGCGAAGCGGTACGGAATGGGAGTCAAGAATCTCTCGAAGAAGTGAGGTTTACAAAAGAGATGGAGTTGCGGATCAGAGGTGCGATTGCACAGAGCAAACACAAGAACCGAAACAGAATATTCATGGCAGGATCACTTGCTGCTTGCTTGGCGGTAACTGCTGTGGGCATGCACCAGCAAGGCTGGTTTTCGCAGATGCCGAGTGGAAAAAATTTAGCGAGTGCGGTCGCAACGACTGGAACGGATAAAAAGAATACAGAGGCAAAGCAGAACGGCGTAAAGGTATCGGCAGAAGAGGCGATTTTGCCCTTGAAAAAGGCGATCCCAGCTTTGAGCAACATGACAATAAGAGTGGATCGTACAAGCCATGGAATCAGTGACCTCATGTTACTGGAAGGCGATAATGCGCGTGCCAATGTTGCTTATGATATACAGACAGGACAAATTGAGAGCTTTACAATCAATGGTGATCGAGGAGAACAGAAGGAAGAGAAATTGCCATCAGCCAAGACTGCGGAGAAAGCAGCAAACGCATTTCTACAAGCTTTCCTTGGGGAGGGAAGCCAGTCCTATCAGCACGTCGAGACTCAGATCTATACCGACGAGTATAAGGTAAAAGGCCCATGGATGAGCGTGAATTATCAACGTATGGAAAACGGCCAGCCCGTTCCGTTCGACGTATTGTCGGTTGGAATTGACGAACGTGAGCAAGTCGCGTTTTTCGGGCGATTAAACAAGAGCGAACAAGCCTTTTTCACCAAGCTGACAGATGCCATGCCCGATTTGAGCCCATCCCTTCTTCTTTTGGATAAAGAAAAGAACCACGATGGCATGTCATTCATCTTGGGGAAAACGAACAAGGAGGGGCATCAGGTTTCGCTTGTGATCTATGGAAATGGTCAAGCACTGGAATCGTATAGACTTTTGAATAGGGATGAAAAGGAAGCAGCGAGCCGGAAAGAAGCAGAAGGAGAAAAAGCCTTGCAGCAAGAGCGACAGTTCCTGAACAAACTGCTCGGTGCGGATAGTGATAACTATCGGTTATTGGACGCCAACGATCCAGGGTTGTATCTGCGATATCATAACGAACTGCCAGTGTTGTCTGATGAAATTAGCATAATAACAACTGACTCTGGCCACGTCCAATCTTTTAGGATGGAGCCCGAAACATTCGAGCCGTCGCAGTACCCGGATGTATCGACTGCTGTGTCAGAAGAGGAAGCCATCAAAGAGCTGAGTGAGCATATGAAGCTTCGATACGTGCAGAACCCGAGAATACGGCCAGAATCAAGACAAGGGGAGAAGTGGCAACCTATTCTGGAGTACACACCCGCTGTTTCCTTCATGCAAAGAGGACGTGAAGATGGTACGGAGTGGCATATCGACGCGACCAATGGCAAGATTGTGTATGGAACGGGAGATAACGGGCTTGCTTATGATCAGTTGAATACGAAGGAAGCACATCCGATCGAATCTCCAAAGGAATACGTCAAGGTTCGCTCCAAGGATGAGGCAAAAGCGTTGCTGCAAGCGGAATTCGGCATACAAGTGGATGACTCGACCTATAGAGAGAGTAACCGTGACGGACGCAAGGAATACGTCTGGAATGATAAAAATGACAAGTATATCGGCGTAGAAGTTCTCGCAGAAACAGGCAGTGTCGTCGGGCTGGGATCACCGCGATCCGATACAGCAGTGACAGTCAAACGCGAGCAAGCGGAAGAGGCTGCACTTGCCTTTCTGCCTAAATACGTTGATCCAGGCATAAAAGAAGTGCAATTGGCGCAAGTCATACAGCCAGGCGAAGCGAATCCTGTGTCATCGGGCGAATGGGAATTCAGATATCTCATGAGCAAGGATGGCATTCCAGTACAGGATCGCGGGCAAAAAGCGGCTTATTCAGTAACAGTCGATCCGTCTTCTGGCAAAGTGACAAAGTTTGAAAACTACAGAGAGACGCACGAATTGGTGGAGCTTCCAGCATCCGACGAAATCGTCTCGAAAGACAAGGCTGTTGAGGCGTATTTACGCGTCATGCCTTTGAAGCTGGTCTATTTGATGAAAGATGTGGATGGGCAAAAATTAGCTCAACCAAAGCTGGCGTATGTGCCGTGGAGCGACGAAAAGCTGGCGGGCAAATATATTACTCTGGATGCCGTGACAGGCAAGATCATCACCAAATAA
- a CDS encoding sigma-70 family RNA polymerase sigma factor, whose amino-acid sequence MNASAKSSEADWTLQLTNEEKLTRLMSEYGDNIVQLAYLIVKDRGIAEDITQEVFLKAYRGLDQFRHQSSVKTWLYRIAINESRKYLRSWSFRQIFSTYLSKEEAPPEKVDNANVESAVIGQMSKVQVAEQVMKLSPLYRKVMVLHYYEDLSIKEIAQVLDISEDAVRTQLSRARKHFKALCEKEGLEWT is encoded by the coding sequence GTGAATGCAAGTGCCAAAAGTAGCGAAGCGGACTGGACGCTGCAATTGACCAACGAGGAGAAGCTGACAAGACTCATGAGCGAGTACGGAGACAACATCGTGCAGCTCGCCTACCTGATCGTCAAGGATCGGGGAATCGCGGAAGACATCACCCAGGAAGTGTTCCTGAAGGCGTATCGGGGTCTGGATCAGTTCCGCCATCAGAGCAGCGTGAAAACGTGGCTTTACCGAATTGCGATCAACGAGTCCCGCAAATATTTGCGTTCGTGGTCCTTTCGCCAGATTTTTTCTACATACCTCTCCAAAGAGGAAGCACCGCCGGAAAAGGTGGACAACGCAAATGTTGAATCGGCTGTCATCGGACAAATGAGCAAGGTACAGGTAGCGGAGCAGGTGATGAAGCTCTCGCCTTTATACCGAAAAGTTATGGTACTTCATTACTATGAAGATTTGTCGATAAAAGAGATTGCGCAAGTGTTGGATATTTCAGAAGATGCCGTACGAACCCAATTGTCCCGCGCCCGAAAACATTTTAAGGCATTGTGTGAAAAGGAGGGATTGGAATGGACGTAG
- the metH gene encoding methionine synthase — MKPTFREQLSRKILILDGAMGTMLQQANLTADDFGGEAYDGCNELLNLTRPDVIRSIHEKYLEAGADIVETNTFGAASIVLAEYDVPEKDLEINIAAARLAREAVDAYSTEEWPRFVAGAMGPTTKTLSLTGGVTFEELVEAYYRQAKGLILGGSDVLLLETSQDTLNVKAGGIGIRKAFEELGQELPVMLSGTIEPMGTTLAGQNIEAFYISLEHIKPVSIGLNCATGPEFMRDHLRTLSGIAQCAVSCYPNAGLPDENGHYHETPQGLASKMLAFAEQGWINVAGGCCGTTPDHIQAMAEALKDCKPRSAAVETLSAVSGIEVVYVEDDNRPLLVGERTNVIGSKKFREMIAAGHYEEASDIARAQVKRGAHVIDICLADPDRDEYEDMEKFLQFIVKKVKAPLMIDSTDAKVMELGLRYSQGKAILNSINLEDGLERFEEVVPLIHKFGASVVVGTIEEAGMAITREKKLEVAQRSYDLLVNQYGIKPQDIIFDPLVFPVGTGDEQYIGSAKETVEGIRLIKQAMPACKTILGVSNVSFGLPPAGREVLNAVFLYHTTLAGLDYAIVNTEKLERYASIPEDERKLAEALLFETNDETLAAFTEFYRQKKKEVSVEVSSLTLEERLARYVVEGSKDGLVEDLKLALDKYTPLEIINGPLMTGMEEVGRLFNGNQLIVAEVLQSAEVMKASVSFLEPFMEKSDAAAKGKILLATVKGDVHDIGKNLVEIILSNNGYNVVNLGIKVPPEQLIAACREEKPDAIGLSGLLVKSAQQMVITAQDLRDAGIDIPMMVGGAALTRKFTSNRIAPEYRGIVLYAKDAMDGLELVNRLQNPEERDRLVEEQQHLLEAVATAQPVVEEKKAPLPARSAISRTVPIHLPPDCERHVLRQYPLSHLQPYLNLRMLLGKHLGVRGNVDRLIEAGDEKVLELYGIVEELLNEAKQKGTITTHGVYQFFPAQSDGNDILVYDPKDHSKLLERFSFPRQLEEPHLCLSDFLRPVESKEMDYVGFLTVTAGGGIREKSTELKERGDYLRSHVLQALALELAEAFAERIHHVMRDVWGIPDPVEMTMLERFGARYQGIRVSFGYPACPNLEDQAQLFRLLRPEDIGVQLTEGFMMEPEASVSAMVFAHPEARYFNAGPSIFEV, encoded by the coding sequence ATGAAACCAACTTTTCGCGAACAGCTTTCCCGGAAAATTCTGATTCTGGACGGTGCAATGGGCACCATGCTTCAACAGGCGAACCTGACTGCTGATGATTTCGGCGGTGAAGCCTATGATGGCTGTAATGAACTCCTGAACCTGACCAGACCAGATGTGATCCGTTCCATTCATGAGAAATATTTAGAGGCGGGCGCAGACATCGTCGAGACAAACACGTTTGGTGCTGCTTCCATCGTTTTGGCCGAGTATGATGTGCCGGAGAAAGACCTTGAGATCAATATAGCGGCAGCTCGCTTGGCCAGAGAAGCGGTGGATGCCTATTCCACAGAGGAGTGGCCGCGTTTTGTAGCAGGTGCAATGGGACCTACGACCAAAACCCTTTCGTTGACAGGCGGTGTTACATTCGAAGAACTGGTCGAGGCGTATTATCGTCAGGCAAAAGGTCTGATTCTCGGCGGCTCCGATGTTCTTCTTTTGGAAACCTCGCAAGATACGTTGAACGTCAAGGCTGGTGGAATTGGGATTCGCAAAGCTTTTGAAGAGCTTGGACAGGAGCTCCCGGTGATGCTGTCAGGTACGATTGAGCCGATGGGCACGACACTGGCGGGCCAAAACATCGAGGCGTTTTACATCTCCTTGGAGCATATAAAGCCAGTCTCCATCGGTCTGAACTGTGCGACAGGCCCAGAGTTCATGCGTGATCATCTGCGGACACTGTCAGGAATTGCCCAATGTGCGGTTAGCTGTTATCCAAACGCAGGCTTGCCAGACGAGAACGGCCATTACCATGAAACGCCACAAGGACTTGCCTCCAAAATGCTGGCGTTTGCTGAACAGGGCTGGATAAACGTCGCTGGCGGCTGCTGCGGAACAACGCCTGACCATATTCAAGCGATGGCAGAAGCATTGAAAGACTGCAAGCCGCGCAGTGCAGCCGTAGAAACGCTGAGCGCGGTCTCCGGGATCGAGGTCGTTTACGTCGAAGATGACAATCGTCCCCTGCTAGTAGGGGAGAGGACCAATGTCATTGGTTCCAAAAAATTCCGTGAAATGATTGCAGCTGGTCACTATGAAGAAGCATCCGATATTGCCCGGGCCCAAGTAAAGCGAGGCGCACATGTCATCGATATATGCTTGGCTGATCCTGACCGTGATGAATACGAAGATATGGAAAAATTCCTACAGTTCATCGTGAAAAAAGTAAAAGCGCCCCTCATGATCGACTCGACAGATGCCAAGGTCATGGAGCTGGGACTTCGCTACTCACAAGGGAAGGCCATTCTCAACTCGATCAACTTGGAAGACGGGTTGGAGCGATTTGAGGAAGTCGTTCCGCTTATTCACAAGTTCGGTGCCTCCGTTGTCGTTGGAACGATTGAGGAAGCAGGTATGGCTATCACGCGCGAAAAGAAGCTGGAGGTCGCGCAACGCTCATATGACCTTCTTGTCAACCAGTATGGAATAAAGCCACAGGATATTATTTTCGATCCACTCGTCTTTCCAGTAGGGACAGGGGATGAACAATACATCGGCTCTGCAAAGGAAACGGTAGAAGGCATTCGTTTGATCAAACAAGCAATGCCTGCTTGCAAGACGATCCTGGGTGTCAGTAACGTTTCCTTCGGCTTGCCTCCTGCGGGTCGGGAAGTGCTGAATGCGGTCTTCTTGTATCACACGACTCTCGCAGGGCTTGATTACGCCATCGTCAACACGGAAAAGCTGGAACGCTACGCTTCGATTCCAGAAGACGAGAGAAAGCTGGCAGAAGCCCTTCTATTCGAGACAAATGATGAGACATTGGCGGCCTTCACCGAATTTTATCGCCAAAAGAAAAAGGAAGTCAGTGTGGAAGTATCCTCGTTAACACTCGAGGAACGCTTGGCCCGTTATGTTGTCGAAGGCTCCAAGGATGGTCTGGTGGAAGACCTGAAGCTGGCTTTGGATAAATACACACCGCTCGAGATCATCAACGGTCCGTTGATGACTGGGATGGAAGAGGTCGGTCGCCTGTTCAACGGAAACCAACTGATCGTGGCAGAAGTGTTGCAGAGCGCGGAAGTGATGAAGGCATCCGTATCGTTTTTAGAGCCATTCATGGAAAAAAGCGATGCCGCTGCCAAGGGGAAAATCTTGCTGGCGACAGTCAAGGGCGATGTACACGACATCGGAAAAAACCTCGTGGAAATTATCTTGTCAAACAACGGCTACAATGTCGTAAACCTGGGGATCAAGGTACCGCCAGAGCAACTGATTGCCGCTTGCAGAGAAGAAAAGCCGGATGCCATCGGTCTTTCTGGACTCTTGGTAAAATCCGCACAGCAAATGGTCATTACTGCACAAGACCTGCGTGATGCAGGCATTGATATCCCGATGATGGTAGGCGGTGCGGCGTTGACGCGCAAGTTCACATCGAACCGGATCGCACCGGAATACCGTGGAATTGTTTTATACGCAAAAGATGCCATGGATGGTCTGGAGCTCGTGAATCGTCTGCAAAATCCGGAGGAACGTGATCGCTTGGTAGAGGAACAGCAGCATCTGCTGGAAGCAGTTGCAACGGCTCAGCCTGTTGTCGAGGAGAAAAAAGCACCATTGCCAGCTCGCTCAGCCATCAGCAGAACCGTTCCAATCCATCTGCCGCCTGATTGTGAACGACATGTTTTGCGACAATATCCGCTCAGCCATTTGCAACCATATTTGAACCTGCGGATGCTCCTCGGAAAACACCTCGGTGTTCGCGGAAATGTAGATAGATTGATAGAGGCAGGCGACGAGAAGGTACTGGAACTGTATGGCATTGTGGAAGAACTATTAAATGAAGCGAAGCAAAAAGGAACCATTACGACACACGGTGTGTATCAGTTCTTCCCGGCTCAGTCAGATGGCAACGATATTTTGGTCTATGATCCAAAAGACCACAGCAAGCTGCTGGAGCGCTTTTCGTTCCCGCGTCAATTGGAAGAACCTCATCTTTGCCTGTCCGACTTCTTGCGACCAGTGGAGAGCAAGGAAATGGATTATGTCGGATTCCTGACCGTAACGGCTGGGGGCGGGATTCGCGAAAAATCTACAGAGCTAAAAGAGCGTGGTGACTACTTGCGCTCTCATGTCCTCCAAGCCTTGGCATTGGAGCTGGCAGAGGCATTTGCTGAGCGAATTCACCACGTCATGCGCGACGTGTGGGGCATACCGGACCCGGTTGAGATGACGATGCTTGAGCGCTTCGGTGCTAGATATCAGGGCATTCGTGTCTCCTTCGGTTATCCTGCTTGCCCGAACCTGGAAGATCAGGCGCAGTTGTTCCGTCTGTTGCGTCCGGAGGATATCGGCGTTCAGCTGACAGAGGGCTTCATGATGGAGCCAGAAGCTTCCGTATCGGCGATGGTATTTGCTCACCCTGAAGCGCGTTATTTCAATGCAGGTCCATCCATTTTTGAAGTGTAA
- a CDS encoding thiolase family protein, translated as MRDVVIVAGVRSAVGAFGKSLRDVPATELGRQVLEGLMNKVDLPKEQVNEVIFGNGYVHGGGLNAARISSHLAGFPRNVYGHIVIKACGSGLKAIGNGALAIAAGQEDVVIAGGVESMSSVPYLVKNRWGSKFGNLSMEDALLSDGLICSLTGEHMGMTAERLAVQYGISREEQDRYAYDSHVRAAAAIEAGTFTNEIVPIEIKDRKGTRVFAQDESVRHDIKLEELAKLKSVFQKEGTITAGNACPMNDGAAAVLMMSREKAEEAGLTPLVKIKAFASAGVEPDVMGIGPVPATQKVLEKAGLTLGDIGLIELNEAFAAQALSVIKCLELDTSKVNVNGGAIALGHPVGATGAKLTVTLMNEMIRRREKYGMVTLCMAGGMGMSVIYENLTM; from the coding sequence ATGAGAGACGTGGTCATTGTCGCGGGTGTGCGCAGTGCTGTGGGTGCATTCGGAAAAAGCCTGCGTGATGTACCAGCAACAGAGCTGGGGCGGCAAGTGTTGGAAGGCTTGATGAATAAAGTTGATTTGCCGAAGGAACAGGTTAATGAAGTGATTTTTGGCAATGGGTACGTACACGGGGGAGGACTCAATGCTGCACGTATCAGCTCGCATCTGGCGGGATTTCCACGCAATGTCTATGGTCACATCGTCATCAAAGCGTGTGGTTCAGGATTGAAGGCGATTGGCAACGGTGCGCTAGCGATAGCAGCAGGTCAAGAGGACGTGGTGATTGCAGGGGGAGTGGAGTCCATGAGCAGTGTTCCCTACCTGGTGAAGAACCGCTGGGGCAGCAAATTCGGCAATTTGTCCATGGAGGATGCTCTCTTGTCCGATGGTTTGATCTGCTCGCTGACCGGTGAGCATATGGGGATGACGGCAGAAAGGCTGGCTGTACAGTACGGTATTTCCCGTGAAGAGCAGGATCGTTATGCCTATGACAGTCACGTAAGAGCAGCGGCAGCAATCGAAGCGGGCACGTTCACGAATGAGATCGTACCGATTGAAATCAAGGATCGCAAAGGCACCCGTGTTTTTGCGCAGGATGAATCCGTGCGCCATGATATTAAGTTGGAAGAGCTGGCTAAGCTGAAAAGTGTTTTTCAAAAAGAAGGAACCATCACTGCCGGAAATGCGTGTCCGATGAATGACGGTGCAGCCGCTGTATTGATGATGTCTCGTGAAAAGGCGGAGGAAGCGGGGTTGACTCCGCTCGTGAAAATAAAGGCTTTTGCCAGCGCAGGAGTCGAACCTGACGTGATGGGGATCGGACCAGTTCCCGCCACGCAAAAGGTACTGGAAAAAGCGGGATTGACGCTGGGTGACATTGGGCTCATCGAATTGAATGAGGCATTTGCCGCTCAGGCTTTGTCTGTCATCAAATGCTTGGAGTTAGACACGAGCAAGGTGAATGTCAATGGAGGCGCGATTGCCCTGGGTCACCCCGTGGGAGCAACTGGTGCCAAATTGACTGTGACATTGATGAACGAAATGATCCGCAGACGGGAGAAGTATGGCATGGTGACGCTGTGCATGGCAGGTGGCATGGGGATGTCAGTGATCTATGAAAATTTGACGATGTAA